The genomic window GACCACGAGGCGAGGGTGAGCCTCGAGCGCCGGGACGTCGTGCCGTCGGCGGACTTCCGCCTGGTCTACTCGCTCGGCGACGGCGCGATCGGGGCCTCGGTCCTGAGCTACCGGCCGAGCGCCGGCGAGGACGGATATTTCCTGCTCCTGGCCAGCCCGGAGGTCAAGGCGGCGGACAGCCGGCCGCTCCCCAAGACGGTGGTCTTCGTCCTGGACCGCTCCGGCTCGATGGCGGGCAAGAAGATCGAGCAGGCGCGGAAGGCCCTGAAGTCGGTCCTGAACAACCTGCGCGAGGATGACCTGTTCAACATCGTGGTCTACGACGACCGCTCCGAGAGCTTCCGGCCGGAGCTCCAGCGGTACACGTCGCGGACGAGGGAGGAGGCCGAGCGCTTCGTGGAGAACATCCGCGAGGGGGGCTCCACCAACATCGACGCGGCGCTCAAGGATGCGCTGGCGATGATCCGGGACGACTCGCGGCCCAGCTACGTGCTCTTCCTCACCGACGGCCTGCCGACGGCCGGCGAGACCCAGGAGCTGAAGATCGCCGAGAACTGCCGCCGGGACAACCTGCGCCGGGCCAAGATCTTCTCCTTCGGCGTCGGCTACGACGTCAACGCCCGGCTCCTCGACCGCCTGAGCGGCGGCAACGGCGGGACGAGCGAATACGTCAAGCCCGACGAGGACATCGAGGCCCACGTCGGCCGCTTCTACGCCAAGCTGACGAGCCCTGTCCTCGTCGACACCCGCATCGAGCTCTCCGGGACCGACGTCAACCGGACCTACCCCCGCGACGTGCCCGACCTCTTCGACGGCGGCCAGATCGTGTGGGTGGGCCGCTACCGGCAGTCGGGGCCGACGACGGTGCGGATCGGCGGCAAGGTCGGCGGCGAGCGCCGGTCGTTCGAGTTCCCCGCCGAGCTGGCCGAGGCGGGCCGCGGCGGCGGCCACGACTTCGTGGAGCGGATCTGGGCCACGCGACGCGTCGGCTATCTGATCGATCAGATCGACATGTCCGGGCAGAATCGCGAGCTGATCGACGAGCTCGTGGGCCTGAGCACGAAGTACGGGATCATGACGCCGTACACCTCGTTCCTGGCCGACGAGCGCGTGCCGCTGGCCGCGGCGACGGCGAACGCCATGAGGGCCGGGGAGTCGGCCCAGGCGCTCGGCTCGGTGAGCGGCGAATTCGGGGTCTCCCAGCGCGGGCTGAAGCAGGGCTACATGCAGGCCGACCGGGCCGCCGCGGCCGGGGCCTTCGCCGAGTCGGAACGGTTCGCGCATCACGCGATGAGGGACATGGGCGGGTACGGGCCCGTTCCCGGCATGGGGGGCGCGGGCATGGGGGGCATGATGGGCGGCCGGGCCGGCGGCGCGCCGGCCCGCCCCCAGGCCTCCGCCAAGGCGGCCAGCTCCGCGCCGGAGGGCTTCGGCCGGCGGGCCGATGGCAAGGATGAATCCAGGCTGGCCGAGGGCCGGGCGACGGTCCGCCAGCTCGGCGCCAAGACCTTCTATTACAAGGACAATCGCTGGATCGACTCGACCGTCAAGCCGGACGAGGACGCGAAGGCCCGGCGGATCCGCCAGTTCAGCGACGAGTTCTTCGCCCTGGCCAGGTCCCAGTCCGCCGAGGTCAACCAGTACCTGACCTTCGGCGAGCCGGTGACCGTCAATCTGGACGGCACGGTCTACCGCATCGATCCCGACGAGGCGCGGCCCTGAGCCGGCCGGACCGGTCGCCCGCGAGGCCGCCCGGGGCGATCCCCCCGGGCGGCCTCGCGCCGGCGGGTCGGGTCACTTGCGGAGCATGTACACCGAGACGATCTCGGGGCGGATGACCTTGTCGCCGGCCTGGAATCCCGGGCGATGGCGGACGGCGACGGTGCGGGTCTGCTCGGGCAGGTCGGTGGGGACGGTCGTCACGGCCCGCTGGCGCCGGGGGTCGAACTCCTCGGCCTCGTTGCGGTAGGGCTCCACGCCCTGGCGGTAGAGGATGTCCTCGATCGCCGTGCGGATCGACTCGAACGCGCCCCGCACCGCGGCGGAGCGGGCCTCGTCCTCGGCCGGCTGGGCGTCGGCCATCTTGCCGATGTCGTCGTGGAGCTGGATCAGGTCGATGAAGATCGGCCGCTGGACCTTCAGGAGCAGGTCCTGCTTGTACTCCTGGAGCTCGGCGTGGAGCCGATCGACGACGCGTTCCCGGGCGGTCTCGGCGCGGACCTCGCGGTCGAAGATCGCCTGCAGCGTCGAGAACTTCTGCTCCAGGGCGATCCCCAGCTGGCTGATCGCCGCGGCGATCCTCGCCGTGGAGTCGACGGCCGGCGGCTCCGGATGCGGCCGGAGCATGTGCGGGATCATCACCTCCTCCGTCTCCTCCTCCTCTTCTTCGACGTCCAGGGGCACGGGGACTTCGCTCAACCTGGGGCCCTCCGCGGGCTCGGGGCCCTCGGCGAGAGGGGCGCCGGCGGGGACCTGCGGCCATTCCCCGGTGTCCCCGGGCCCCGGCCCCTCGGCCCCCTTCGAGGGCCCCTCGTCCGATCGTTCGTTCTCGGGCATCGTCTCCGCTCCAGGCCGGGACGCGGGGGCGGGCCCGCGCGATCCGGCCATCGAGGTCCCCGGCGGCAGCGTCCTTGTGCTGGGCCCCGGCCAGGTTACACTGGCGGACGCATTCCGTCGTGCGAGTCATCTATGGCGATCCGCCCCCGCCCCGCACGGCGGGGCGACGAGGAGTCACCGACAATGAGGAAAAGCCTGCTCTCCTTCGCGCTCTTGCTGACCGCCGCCGCGCCCGGCCGCGCCGCCGAGGACGGCGAAGGCCCGCCGGCCACCGCGTGCGGCGCGAAGCCCCCCGCGGGCGCCGTGGTCCTGCTCGGCCAGGGCAAGCCCGAGGGCTGGGTCGGCTCCGACGGCAGGGCGCCGATCGACTGGCCCTTCGCCGATGGAATTCTCACGGTCGGGCACGGCGATATCAAGACCGAGAAGACCTTCGGGGACTTCGAGTTGCACCTCGAGTTCAACGTCCCCTACATGCCGCAGGCCCGCGGGCAGGCCCGCGGCAACAGCGGCGTCTACCTCGCCGGCAACCATGAGCTCCAGGTCCTCGATTCCTACGGCCTGCCCACGGAGAGCCACGAGTGCGGCGCGATCTATTCGCAGGTCGCCCCCTCCGTGAATGCCTGCAAGCCGCCGCTCCAGTGGCAGGCCTACAGCGTGATCTTCCGCAAGGCCCGGGTGGAGGGCGGCAAGGTCGCGAAGAAGGCGCGCGTGACCGTCTTCCAGAACGGCACGAAGATCATCGACGACGCGGAGGTCGTGCCGACGCCCGGCGGCCTCGGGAATCCCGAGGGCTCCGACGGCCCGCTGCTCCTCCAGGACCATGGCAACAAGGTCCAGTACCGGAACATCTGGATCAGGCCGCTGGGCTGAGCCCCGGGCGCCCACGGCCCCGGGCCCCGCGTCATCGCCGGGGCCCGGGGCCGCGAAGGGCCGCGGCGGGGCGCGACGCGTCCGGCCCGGTCAGGCGCCCGCCGCGGATCGCAGGGCCGCGAGGGCGGGCTCGTAGTCCGGCTCGGACCCGATCTCCGGGACGTACTCCGCATAGGTGACCTTGTTGGACGGGTCGACGACGAACACCGCCCGCGCCAGCAGGGGGATGGGCAGCCCCTGGATCAGCACGCCGTAGTGCTGGCCGAAGCTGTGGTCGTGGACGTCGGACAGGTTGGAGAGGTTCTCGATGCTGGCCTCGGTGCAGAACCGTGCCTGGGCGAACGGCAGGTCCAGGCTCACCGTGTAGGCCGCGACCTTGTCGGCGAGGGCCTTGAGCTCCTCGGCGAACCGCTTCGTCTGCTTGTTGCAGACCGGGGTGTCCAGCGACGGGACGACGTTGAACAGTCGGGCCTTGCCCGCGGTGTCCGCCAGCTTCACGACGGCGAGCCCGGCCCCCACGCACTCGAAGTCCGGGGCCGCGTCGCCCGGCTTCAGCCTCGGGCCGACCAGCTCGATCGGGTTCCCCTTGAAGGTCACTTCGCCCTTGCGCGTCTCTGCCATGGCTCTCATTCCTGCTCGGGTGAGGATTCGCCGGCGGCCCCGGCGGGGCCCACGAGCCGTTAGGGTAGCCTCGCCGTTGGTGCAGACGCAAGCGGTCCGCATCGCCTAGAATGGGCCGATCAGGCGTGCCCGGCCCGTCGCCGGCCGCGCCGTCTCGAGGCGGAGGCGCGGGCGCAAGGGCCCGATCACGATGGCATCGAACCGCACGCCCTATACGTATGACGTGATCGTGGTGGGCGCCGGCCACGCCGGGATCGAGGCCGCGCTGGCGGCCGCGCGCACCGGCTCGCGCACGGCCTTGCTGACGATGAACTGCGACACGGTCGGGCAGATGAGCTGCAACCCGGCCATCGGCGGCGTGGCCAAGGGGCAGATCGTCCGGGAGATCGACGCCCTGGGCGGCGCGATGGGGCTGCTCACGGACGCCTCGGCCATCCAGTTCCGGCTCCTCAACCGGGGCAAGGGGCCGGCGATGCACAGCCCGCGCGCCCAGTGCGACAAGAAGGCCTATCAGCGCCTGGCCAAGCTCCTGGTCGAGCGTCAGCCCGGCCTCTCCCTCCGCCAGGAGATGGTCGAGGCCGTCGAGGTGGATGGTTCCGGCCGGGTGGCCGGGATCCGCTGCCGGGGCGACGTCACCTACCGGGCCCGGGCGGTCGTCCTCACCACGGGCACCTTCCTCCAGGCCCTGATGCACACCGGCGAGGTGAAGACCCCAGGCGGCCGGGGGGGGGACGCGGCCGCAATCGGCCTGTCGGGCAGCCTCCGGGAGCTCGGCTTCGAGCTCCGGCGGTTCAAGACCGGGACGCCGCCCCGGCTCAACGGCAGGACCATCGACCTCGCCCGGCTGGAGCCGCAGCCCGGCGACGCCGACCCGGTGCCCTTCTCGTTCCTGACCGGCTCTATCGCGGCGGGTCAGCTCGACTGCCACATCACCTACACCAACCCCGAGGTCCACGAGATCATCCGCGCCAACCTCCACCGGGCGCCGATGTACTCGGGGCAGATCCGGTCCACGGGCCCTCGCTACTGCCCGTCGATCGAGGACAAGGTCGTCCGCTTCTCGGATCGGGACGCCCACCAGATCTTCCTCGAGCCGGAAGGCCGCGACACGCTGGAGTACTACTGCAACGGCATCTCCACCAGCCTGCCGCGGGACGTCCAGGATGAGGTGATCGCCCGGATCCCCGGCCTGGAGCACGCCGAGGTCCTGCGATACGGCTACGCCGTGGAGTACGACTACGCCCCCCCGGAACAGCTCACCCCCAGCCTCGAAACCAAGTCGATCCCGGGACTCTACTTCGCCGGCCAGATCAACGGCACGACCGGATACGAGGAGGCCGCCGCCCAGGGGCTCATGGCGGGACTGAACGCCTCGCACTCCGCCAAGGGGGAGACGCCGGTCGTCATCGATCGCTCGAAGGCGTACATCGGCGTCCTGATCGACGACCTGGTCACCCGAGGCGTGGACGAGCCGTACCGCATGTTCACGAGTCGCGCCGAATATCGGCTGCTGCTCCGCCACGACAACGCGGACCTCAGGCTCACCGAGATCGGCCGCGAGGCCGGGCTCGTGGACGACGCCCGCTGGGCCGCCTTCCAGTCGCGCCGGGATGCGATCCGCGGCCTCCGCGAGCGGCTGGCGACCACGAGGCGGGGCGGGACGACCCTCTTCCAGGTCCTGCGACGGCCGGAGACCACCTGGGAAGACCTGTGCGAGCTCGACGGCTCGCTCCGGGAGAGTCCCCTTGCCGCCGACGTAATCGCCCAGGTCGCGACCGAGGCGAAGTACGACGGCTATATTGGGCGACAAACGGACCAGATCGAGCGTTTCAGGCGGCTCGAGGAGAAGCCGATCCCGCGGGAGATCGACTACTTCGCCATCCCCCAGCTCCGCGCGGAGGCCCGCGAGAAGCTCGACCGCATCCGCCCCCAGTCGATCGGGCAGGCCGGGCGGATCAGCGGGATCAGCCCCTCGGACATCGCCACGCTCCTCATCCACCTGAAGCGGAAGGCCCCGTCCGTGCCAGCCTGACGAGCGCCCCGGCGGGTGTCACTCCGTCAGCGGATGTCGGCCGGCCGGCAGGTCGTGCCGGCCTCTCCGAAATGTTTAAGACTCATCACCCCTCGGCAGGGCCATGCCGCCGCCCGCTCCCCGGAGCGGCCATCCCGCCCCCCTTGCTCAGGCGTCTGGCGTTGCTCGCCCCCCGGGGACCGGATCTGTTGCCGATCTTGTCATCGCGCCGCCATTGCCACTCCCTTGTCAGGCGGTCCACCCTTCCCCAAACCGCGACGTCGAAATTTCACTCGGCCCTCTTTTTTTCGCTAGGTTCCCACTCCGGGACTCTGCTAAAACATCGTGGGGCTGACCGACGACGACCTGACAAGCTGTGCAGCTTGGGTGGTCGCGATCGACTTCGGTCATCTGGATTGACAATTTCGGGTCGTATTTTACAATTGGGCAAATCGGCAATCTCGGCAATATCTACAGGCTTCGCAAGATTTGCGGTTTACGCGAGGCCTGGGAACGACTCTCCCGAGACCCCGCGAACGCATTCCTTATTGTCGGGTGCCACCACAACGGATTGTTGCATGGAGGCAGATCGAGGCCTGGACGTGCTGGCCTTGCCGGCGTCGCCGGCAGCGTGAGGACACCGCCCCGGTCTTGATCGATCAAATCGGGACTACAACGACATGAAGACGGTCTATACGACGGGCGAAGCCGCGAAGATCTGCAAGGTCAGCCAGCAGACCATCATCCGGTGCTTCGACTCGGGCCAGCTCAAGGGATTCCGGGTGCCCGGCTCGAGGTTTCGTCGAATCCCTCGCGAGTCGCTCTACCGCTTCATGAGGGAGAACAACATCCCGACCGACGCCCTGGAGAGCGGGCGGCGGCGGATCCTCGTGGTGGACGACGACCAGGCCGTGGTGGACCTGATCTCCGACGTCCTGTCGAGCGACGACCGCTTCGAGTACAAGGTCGTCAACAACGGCTTCGGCGCCGGGATGCTCGCCAAGGAGTACCATCCGGAGTTGATCATCCTCGACGTGATGCTGCCGGACATCAACGGCCAGGCGGTCTGCGAGCTGATCCGCAGCGACCCGAGCATGGCGGACATCAAGATCATCTGCATCTCGGGGATGGTCGAGGAGGACCGGATCGAGGAGCTCCTCAAGTCCGGCGCGAACGATTTCCTGCACAAGCCGCTCGATATCGATGAACTCGTGCGGCGGATCTGCCGACACTTGGACATGGAGACCAGCGCCATCGCCTGAGCGGAGCCCAGGCCGGATCCCGCCAGTCGGGATCGCGAGGGGGAGGAGCGGTCGGGAAGGAGCCCGAAGACAGTGCGGGGCCATCCTGGGCGGAACACGGCGACCCACGACCTGCGCCTGCGCGTGGACGCCCTGGAGCACCTGCCCGTCCGAGCCGCCACCGCCCGGCACGTGCTCGCGGAGGTCGCCCCGGCGGACGAAGACGGCCCGACGCGGCCGGCCGCGAAGCCCGGCCGTTCCCCGGCCGACCTCGATCCCGGCTGGGTGCTCGGCGAGGCGTCGGGGCGGGCGGAGCCGGATCCGCTCCGCCTCGTCTCGGAGCGTGCCTGGTGGCCGGTGGCCCACGCCTCCGGGGCTCGCGGCGAGGCCTTCCAGCTGCTCTGGCGGCACTCGATCGCCGTGAGCCTCGCCGCGCGGACGATCGCTCGCGAACGCGGGGAGCCGGACCCGGTACGCTACCAGCGGGCCGGGATGCTGCACGGCCTCGCCCTCTGGGCCGTCGCGGCCGCCGACCCGGACTGGCTCGTCCGGTGGCTCGGCGAGCCGGACCGACGGGCCCGCGGGGAGCTCGAGCGGTCGCACCTGGGGACCGACCTGCCCGACCTGGGACGGCGGCTGGCGGAGCGATGGGGCTGCGAGCCGGACGTCGTGGACGCCGCCTGGCTCCACGACCCCTCCAGCGGGCCGTTCGCGGACGCGGCCTCGGATCCGGGCCGGCTGGCGATCATCCGCGAGGCGTATCTCCGGGCCGAGGGCACGCCGTGGTCGCTCTCGGACGCGTCCCGGCGGGAGGCTATGCCCCAGGAGCCGCACCTCCGCATCCTGGTGGCCGAGGTCCAGTCGCGATGCGGATCGCTCTTCGCGTCGGCGGACGCGACGCCTCACGAGGAGGCCCTCGCGCGTCGGCACGCGCGGGCCCTCCTCCGCCTCCGCGCGGCGGAGAGGTTGTGCGCCAGCCAGGGGCGGCTGCTCCACGCCATCTCCACGTCCGGGCCCGTCGAGACCCCGGAAAGCTGGGCCGCCCGCGCCGGCACGATCTGGTGCGCCGAGCCCGAGGTCAGCACGGCCCGCGTCTCGTGGGAGCCCGCGACGCCGCGAGGGTCGGCCGGGGCGGCGAGGCCTGAAGGATCCTGCCCGGAGCCGACGTCCCCGGCCAGGCCGCCCTCGGCGCGGCTCTCCCTCGGCCGCGGGGCCGGCCCAACGGCGGAGGTGGAGCTCTGGTGCGACCCGGCCCAGCCGGGGATCGACGAGCGGCTCGCCGGATCCGTGCTCGTCGGGGCCTGGGAGAGCTGGGCGTCCGCCGTCGCGTCCCGCGCCGAGGCCGAGCGGAAGCTCCAGGCCGTGGTCGCGAGCGCCCGCGACCACGTGGCCGACGAGGCGCTGCGGCTCCAGGCCGCCAAGCTCGATGCCCTCGCGGAGTTCGCCGCCGGCGCCGGCCATGAGCTGAACAACCCGCTGGCGGTCATCGTCGGGAGGGCCCAGCTCCTGCTGGCCCGCTCGCCCGACGCGGAGTCTTCCCGCTCGCTGGGGATCATCCTGAACCAGGCGCAGCGGACGCATCGGATCCTCCGGGACCTGATGTCCGTGGCGCGTCCGCAGCCCCCCCGGTACCGGGCCTGCCGGCCCTCCGAGCTGCTCCGGCTCGGCGTGGAGGGCGTCCGCGAGGAATGCGAGGCGCTCGGCATCCGGCTGCACGCGGACGTCGAGGCCGCCGACGCGCCGGCCTGGGCGGATCCCGAGATCCTGACGCAGCTCGCCGACTCGCTCCTGAAGAACGCCATCCAGGCCACGCCGCCGGGCGGGGAGATCGCCGTGAGGGCGCGCCTCAAGGAAGGGGAATTGAGGCTGACCGTCGCCGACACGGGGCGGGGGATCAGCGGGCAGGACGCGCAGCACCTGCTCGATCCGTTCTACTGCGGTCGGCAGGCGGGGCGGGGCCTCGGCCTGGGGCTGGCCCGCGCCGCCCGGTCGCTCGAGCTGATCGGCGGGGCCCTGACCTGGACCTCGTCCCCGGGCCAGGGCTCGACGTTCGCCGTCCGGCTGCCGCTCCGAAATGTCCCCGACGAGCCGGCCGAGAGGGCCAGGTCGGAGCGGGTCGCCTGAAAGTCGCGAGGCGTTGCCGAAAAATCAGGCACTCTGGGCGTGCGTCATCATGCCGTCCGCGACGGCATGGCAGTCGGGGCAGAGGAAGGTCACGTTCAGCGGCTCGGCATAATCCCAGTGGTGCCGCTGGAGCCGTCCCCGGCGACGGCACCACGAACAGCAGTGAGGTCGTGCGATCAGGCCCAGCGTCTCCCCCAGCGCGGCCGCGTAGCGGGCCGACCGGGTCCGAATCCGCCTGGGGCGGAGGGCATCCAGACTGATCTCCAGGTGCCGCGTGAGACGGGCGAACAGGGCGCGATGGCGATCCCGCTTCCGCTTCTTCATGGTTCGCAACCTGTGAAAGGAGCCCAGGAGCAAGGACGGACGCAACGAAGGTGCTCGCCCCGGGGTGGTCCTCCAAGGCGAGTCACGCACGCCTAGCACGAACCTATCTAGATTATGAGCAAAACCTATACCGGCGACAATATGTCAACGTGCTCAAGAGATTCGCGCGCGGCCATGAGCGAGGGTTGCGACGATCCTTCCGGGAATCCGGACACGCGGCGGCCGGCGAGGTTCGACCACGTGCAGGCCGGCGCGCCCGCCGGCCGCCCGGGCCAGGCGCCCCGCGCGCACGCGGGCTGAGGGCCCTGCGGCCGGCCCGCCCGGCGCGACGCGACGCGGCCGGGGCGGAGGCCGGCGCCGTCGCGCGGGCCCCTCGAGCGAGCATCGGCCGGCGGTGATCCGATCGGATTGAGGGCGGCCCGGCTCAGCCCCGGAAGAAGTGCTCGCGGGCCAGGAGCGAGGCGCCCAGGACGCCGGCGTCGTCGCCGAGCGCGGCCCTCTCGATCCGGATCGTGGACGAGGTGTCGGTGATGATCTGCGCCCGGGCCACGTTGCGGACGTGGTCCACCCAGGGGTCGCCCATCGCGTTGACCACGCCCCCGCCGATGACGACGATCTCCGGCCCCAGGACGTTGACGAGGCCGCCGAGGCCGAGCCCCAGGTAGTGCGCCGCGCGCTGGACGGCCTTGACGGCGACGGGGTCCTTGGCGGCCACGGCCTCCGCCAGGTCTCCGCTCTTGAGCCGGCCCTTGCGGGCGATCTTGTCCTTGAGGACCGTCGGCGTCCCCTTGCGGATGGCCTTGGCGATCCGCCGCTGCATGGCGGTCTTGCTGGCGAGGGCCTCCATGCAGCCCTTCGAGCCGCAGCCGCAGCGGGAGCCGCCGGCCTTGACGATCATGTGCCCGATCTCGCCGGCGTTGGCCGTCGAGCCGGTGACGATCTCGCCCCCCATCACGACGCAGCCGCCGATCCCGGTGCCGACGAAGGCCGCGATCATGTCGCGGTAGCCCTTGGCCGCGCCCAGGCGGAACTCGGCGTAGCCGCCGACCCGCACGTCGTTCTGCACGAGCACCGGCCGGTCCAGATACGCCGACAGCTCCGGGCCGATGGGATAGTTCCTCACGCTCAGGTTGGCGCTGAAGAGGATCACCCCGGACTTCACGTCGAGCGGCCCGGGCGACCCGATCCCCGCGGCCGCGATGTCGCCCCGGGCGACGCCCGAGGCCGCGATCGCCTCGTCGACGCACGCCTTCATCGTCTCCAGGATCGCCGGGCCGCCTTCCTTCGCGGGCGTGTTCCGCTTGCCGCGGCCCAGGATGACGTGATCCGCGCCGACCACGGCGGCCAGGATCTTCGTCCCGCCCAGGTCCACCCCGACAACCGGCGCCCCATCCCCCTGCCCTGCCATGGAAGGCACTCCCCGTCGTGTGCGAGCGCCGCGCCCGACCGTCGCGGCCGCCGACCTTCGCCACCAAGAGTCTAACCGCGCGGGCCGCGCCTTGGTATGGACGATCCCCCGGAGGGGCCCCGCGCCCCGCGACGCCGCCGCGGCCGCCGGGATCCCGTCGCCGGCCGCGCCTCAGGCCTTCAATCGGGCCAGCGCGTCGGCCCGCGTCTCGACGATCTCCAGGACCTTGGTCAGGTTCATGGTCTGGAAGATCTCCAGCAGGTACGCGCTGATGCCGAAGAAGACGACCCTGCCCTTGCGGCGATCGATGCGTCGCTTGATCGTGACGAGGAAGCCGATCTCCGAGCTGGCCAGGTAATTGACCTCGCTGAGGTCGATGGCGAACCGCGGATCCTCGCGGGCCTCGATCATCTTGTAGAGCCAGTCGCGCTGGGTCGTCTGCCAGTCGTAATTGGATTCGTCCGTCGGCTCGAAGACGATGATCAGGACGCCCCCGCCCTCGCTCGTCGTGAAGTTCAGCATGGGTAGATCCTCGCGAGCCGAGCGGCGAGAGGGATCGTGGCGAGCCGGCCGCCGGAGCCCCGCGCGGCCGGTCGATGGATTCTATCCGGATCGAGGCCGGGCAGAAATCCAAATCGGAACGCTTCCGATCTCCCCGGGGGCCTCGCCGGCCGCATCCGCAACTCTCGGGAGGCCATCCCGAGGCGTCGTCCGCGGCGCATCACACCCGCCGGGCCCGCCGGCCAGGCCACGCCATCGACCGCGTCCCGGGTCAGGGGCGTGGGCCGTGGGTCGGGCTCAACGAGCGTGGAGCTCGATCTGCTTGCGGGCCTCCTCGGCGACGCGGTCGGCGGTGAAGCCGAACTCCTTGAGGAGGTCCTTGAGGGGCGCGGAGGCGCCGTAGGTCCGCATGCCGATGGTCGCGCCGCGGGCCCCCACGTACTTGGCCCAGCCGAACGAGCTGGCCTGCTCGACCGACACCCGGGCCATGACGTCCGGGGGCAGGACGCTGTCGCGGTAGGCCTGGTCCTGGTCCTCGAAGAGCTCCCAGCAGGGGAAGCTGACGACGCGGGCCTTGACGCCCTCCTTCGTCAGCGTCTCGTAGGCCTCCACGCAGAGCGAGACCTCGCTGCCGGTGCCCATGAGGATCACGTCGGGCTTGCCGTCCGGCGCGTCGGCCAGGACGTAGGCGCCCTTCGCCAGTCCCGAGGCCGCGGCGTACTTCGAGCGGTCGAGCGTGGGGAGGTTCTGGCGGCTCAGGATGAAGGCCGCCGGCTTGTGCTTCTGCGGGATGACGACGCGCCAGGCCTCGGCCACCTCGTTGGCGTCGCAGGGGCGGATCACCATCAGGCCGGGCGTCGCCCGCAGCGACGGGAGCTGCTCGATCGGCTGGTGCGTCGGCCCGTCCTCGCCGACGCCGATCGAGTCGTGCGTGAACACGTAGATGACAGGCAGCTCCATGATGGCCGCCAGGCGGATGGGCGTCTTGCCGTAGTCGCTGAAGATCAGGAAGCCGGAGCCGTACGGGCGGACCTTCACCGTGGCCATGCCGTTGAGGATGGCCCCCATGGCGTGCTCGCGGATGCCGAAGTGCATGTTCCGGCCGCCGTAGCTGCCGGCCTCGAAGCTGTCCACGTTCTTGAGCAAGGTCTTGGTGGAGGGCGCGAGGTCCGCCGCGCCGCCGATCAGCCAGGGCAGGTTCTTGGCGACCGCGTTGAGGACCTCGCCGGAGGTGTTCCGCGAG from Aquisphaera giovannonii includes these protein-coding regions:
- a CDS encoding 3-keto-disaccharide hydrolase; the encoded protein is MRKSLLSFALLLTAAAPGRAAEDGEGPPATACGAKPPAGAVVLLGQGKPEGWVGSDGRAPIDWPFADGILTVGHGDIKTEKTFGDFELHLEFNVPYMPQARGQARGNSGVYLAGNHELQVLDSYGLPTESHECGAIYSQVAPSVNACKPPLQWQAYSVIFRKARVEGGKVAKKARVTVFQNGTKIIDDAEVVPTPGGLGNPEGSDGPLLLQDHGNKVQYRNIWIRPLG
- a CDS encoding nucleotide exchange factor GrpE, with product MPENERSDEGPSKGAEGPGPGDTGEWPQVPAGAPLAEGPEPAEGPRLSEVPVPLDVEEEEEETEEVMIPHMLRPHPEPPAVDSTARIAAAISQLGIALEQKFSTLQAIFDREVRAETARERVVDRLHAELQEYKQDLLLKVQRPIFIDLIQLHDDIGKMADAQPAEDEARSAAVRGAFESIRTAIEDILYRQGVEPYRNEAEEFDPRRQRAVTTVPTDLPEQTRTVAVRHRPGFQAGDKVIRPEIVSVYMLRK
- a CDS encoding VIT domain-containing protein; translated protein: MRARQVLRRSGWGTVALIVGLSCAPGVLAQGFIVDRRPGIPIARSYEIREVAIDARVRDQVAEVQVSQTFHNPGSVQIESEFLFPLPEDGAVQNFVLMVDGRELPGRLMTKEEARRIYEEIVRSKRDPALLEYMGRGLYRTSVFPIPPGAERKVTMRYTQLCKRDRDLVEFSYPLSTQKFTTKPIQRLGVRIAISSKSAIKSIYSPSDDARIDRSGDHEARVSLERRDVVPSADFRLVYSLGDGAIGASVLSYRPSAGEDGYFLLLASPEVKAADSRPLPKTVVFVLDRSGSMAGKKIEQARKALKSVLNNLREDDLFNIVVYDDRSESFRPELQRYTSRTREEAERFVENIREGGSTNIDAALKDALAMIRDDSRPSYVLFLTDGLPTAGETQELKIAENCRRDNLRRAKIFSFGVGYDVNARLLDRLSGGNGGTSEYVKPDEDIEAHVGRFYAKLTSPVLVDTRIELSGTDVNRTYPRDVPDLFDGGQIVWVGRYRQSGPTTVRIGGKVGGERRSFEFPAELAEAGRGGGHDFVERIWATRRVGYLIDQIDMSGQNRELIDELVGLSTKYGIMTPYTSFLADERVPLAAATANAMRAGESAQALGSVSGEFGVSQRGLKQGYMQADRAAAAGAFAESERFAHHAMRDMGGYGPVPGMGGAGMGGMMGGRAGGAPARPQASAKAASSAPEGFGRRADGKDESRLAEGRATVRQLGAKTFYYKDNRWIDSTVKPDEDAKARRIRQFSDEFFALARSQSAEVNQYLTFGEPVTVNLDGTVYRIDPDEARP
- the mnmG gene encoding tRNA uridine-5-carboxymethylaminomethyl(34) synthesis enzyme MnmG, coding for MASNRTPYTYDVIVVGAGHAGIEAALAAARTGSRTALLTMNCDTVGQMSCNPAIGGVAKGQIVREIDALGGAMGLLTDASAIQFRLLNRGKGPAMHSPRAQCDKKAYQRLAKLLVERQPGLSLRQEMVEAVEVDGSGRVAGIRCRGDVTYRARAVVLTTGTFLQALMHTGEVKTPGGRGGDAAAIGLSGSLRELGFELRRFKTGTPPRLNGRTIDLARLEPQPGDADPVPFSFLTGSIAAGQLDCHITYTNPEVHEIIRANLHRAPMYSGQIRSTGPRYCPSIEDKVVRFSDRDAHQIFLEPEGRDTLEYYCNGISTSLPRDVQDEVIARIPGLEHAEVLRYGYAVEYDYAPPEQLTPSLETKSIPGLYFAGQINGTTGYEEAAAQGLMAGLNASHSAKGETPVVIDRSKAYIGVLIDDLVTRGVDEPYRMFTSRAEYRLLLRHDNADLRLTEIGREAGLVDDARWAAFQSRRDAIRGLRERLATTRRGGTTLFQVLRRPETTWEDLCELDGSLRESPLAADVIAQVATEAKYDGYIGRQTDQIERFRRLEEKPIPREIDYFAIPQLRAEAREKLDRIRPQSIGQAGRISGISPSDIATLLIHLKRKAPSVPA
- a CDS encoding response regulator, whose protein sequence is MKTVYTTGEAAKICKVSQQTIIRCFDSGQLKGFRVPGSRFRRIPRESLYRFMRENNIPTDALESGRRRILVVDDDQAVVDLISDVLSSDDRFEYKVVNNGFGAGMLAKEYHPELIILDVMLPDINGQAVCELIRSDPSMADIKIICISGMVEEDRIEELLKSGANDFLHKPLDIDELVRRICRHLDMETSAIA
- the tpx gene encoding thiol peroxidase gives rise to the protein MAETRKGEVTFKGNPIELVGPRLKPGDAAPDFECVGAGLAVVKLADTAGKARLFNVVPSLDTPVCNKQTKRFAEELKALADKVAAYTVSLDLPFAQARFCTEASIENLSNLSDVHDHSFGQHYGVLIQGLPIPLLARAVFVVDPSNKVTYAEYVPEIGSEPDYEPALAALRSAAGA